The nucleotide window GAATCCTGTTGTTGCGCCATGCTGACTACCGGCAGGAGGCAGGTAAGTACAATTGGCAAAAGGTGTTTTCTCATATAAGCGGCTATATTTTGCAATAAAACTAATTAATTGGCAGTGTTCTTACAAATAACAAATAAATGGTTTTTGGGTCTCCGCCAATTGAAAATTCAGCGTTACCTTCGTATACGAAGTAATCTGGCCGCTGGCACACATTTACAACAGGGCCTTTTTACTAATCGCTTTCCGTTCGTTAAAAAAAAGATCATGCGTATAGGAATTGTATGTTATCCTACATACGGTGGTAGTGGAGTATTGGCAACCGAGCTGGGCAAGGCCCTGGCAGATAAAGGCCATATGGTACATTTTATTACGTACCAGCAACCGGTAAGGCTCAATGCATTTCACGCCAACATATATTACCACGAGGTACAGGTCCCTACCTATCCTCTCTTCGATTTCCCACCCTATGAATCTGCCCTCAGCAGCACCATGGTGGATGTAATCCTTAATCAGAAACTGGACCTGCTCCACGTGCACTATGCGATCCCACATGCCTCCACGGCATATTTGGCCAAACAGATCGTAAGTAAACAAGGCAGGGTGGTGCCATTTATCACCACACTTCACGGTACCGACATTACACTGGTAGGTAAAGACAAGACTTACGCACCGGTGGTAACTTTCTCCATCAACGAGTCTGATGCCATCACAGCCGTATCCGAAAACCTCCGGGACGAGACCTACAAGTATTTCCAGATAGAAAAAGACATCTCCGTGATCTACAACTTTGTGGACACACAGCGCTTCCGTCGCCGGGAGATGCCTCATTTCCGTAATGCCATCGCTCCCAATGGCGAAAAGATATTACTGCATGTGTCCAACTTCCGTAAGGTAAAAAGGGTGCCTGATGTAGTAAAGGTTTTTGCTAAAGTGAGAGAACAGATACCTGCCAAATTACTGCTGGTGGGAGATGGACCAGACAGACCCTCCATCGAATGCCTTTGCCGCGACCTGGGTATTTGTGAAGATGTAAGGTTTGTAGGTAAACAAGAACAGCTGGAAGATGTAATGTCGATCAGCGATCTCTTCCTGTTGCCATCTGATTACGAAAGTTTTGGTCTGGCGGCCCTCGAAGCGATGGCTGCTCAGGTACCGGTTATCTCCTCCAATGCCGGCGGTCTTCCGGAAATCAATATTCCAGGCCAGACCGGTTATATGAGCGATGTAGGAGATGTGGACGATATGGCAGCCAATGCATTGAAGTTGCTGCAGGATGATGAACTGCTGGCTAAAGTCCGCAAGGGAGCATTGGCACAGGCACTGCGTTTTCATATCGACAACATTATCCCGCAGTACGAGGCATTGTACGAGCAGGTGTTACAGCAGCAGGTACAACAGCAGGCACAGTTGCATTAACGATGGCGTATCCACCGTTCGGGGTTCTGCAGCACCATATTACGGTAAATCTGTAATTCTATTTCACCATTGCTGGCAACAGCACTGCCGGCAGCAGCTCCCAACACGTGGCCACGTTTTACCGCCATGCCTTTTTTAACACGTACATCCACCAGCCTTACATAGTTGGTAAAATACTTTCCGTGGCGCAGGGTAACCATATATCCTGCGCCCGGAACACTGAATACCATTATCACTTCTCCATCAAAGATTGCTTTTACGGCTGCCCCTCTGGACGTAGTGATCACGATACCATTGTGTTCTACCTGCACTTTTCCTACCGAGCTGGTACCAAACCGGCCAGAGATCCTGCCGGCATCTACCGGCCAGGGAAGCCTTCCGCGGTTAGCTTCGAAATCACGTGACAACGACAATGCTTCCGGCGTAGCAGCCAGTACATCTTCCTTAGGCGTTTCTTTTACCGGAGGATCGTCGTCTTCGTCTTTTTCAGGCACGGTTACTTTAGGAGGTTTGCGACCTGCTTTTTTAGCAGCTGCCAGTGCTTTTTTACGGGCAGCTTCCCGGGCAGCCAACTGCGCTTTCCGTTTGGCTTCTGCCTTCCGTTTACGCGCTGCAGCAGCAGCCAGCTCTCTTTTACGGGCTTCTTCTATCTCCCGGCGGATGGCATTTTGGATGGCCTTGTCTACCTGACGGGCTTCTGCCCTGCTTTGCTCCAGGTTTTGCTGTATTTCTTTCTCCTGCTCCTGCAGTTGAACGATCGTCTGGTCGGTCTCTTTTTTGTCGGCAATCAGTGTGCCTCTTACCTTTTGTTCGGAGTATAATGCACCTGCTTTCTGGGCCCGCTGTTGCTCCAGGCTTTGCAGTTTCTGGCCCAGCAGTTCTTTGGTGGCCAGCAGGTTTTCTGCCTGACGGCGTCTGTTTTCGCGGTATTGCCGCAGGTAGTGGTAACGGCGGAGTGCATCGTTAAAACTGGTAGCCGAAAACAGGAAGTTAAGTACATCGTATTCACTTTTGGCTTTATAGGCGTATACGATCAGTTGCGCATAACGGGCGCGCAGTGAATCCACTTCTTTCTCCAGCGTTTGTACGTTATCGTTAGTACTACTGATATCGCCATCTATCTGGTTTATTTCCTGGTTAATGCTTCTGATCTGAGCATTGCGGTTTTCTATTTTCTGCTGTAGTTCCTTTTGCAGTCCCAGGTTTTGTTTGGTGGACTTGCGCGTTGATTGCAGGGCGCGGGTAGCTTCCTGAATTTCCTTCAACAGCTCTTGTTTACGGTTTTCAAGTACCGCGCGCGATTGTTTGTTACCGCGCTGTGCATATAGCAATGCCGGTAACAGCCAAAAAGCCATTAAAAACGGGATCAACTTTCTCAAAAAAGGTATGTTTTAGTAAGCAGGATTTTATACTATCTGCGTCTTATCCACTGCTCCGGGTTCTGTTTGGTAACACCTTTCCAGATCTGGAGTTCCACCTCACCTGTATTCTCAATATCATTCACACTGGCGGTACCGATTACCTGACCTGTTCTAACGTTGTCACCTTTTTTCACCCTGGTAGTCTGCAAACGGACATAGGTAGTAAAGTATTGTCCATGACGGATAATAATTACATATCCGGAGCCCGGCATTACTACTACGGATTTTACCTCACCTTCGAAGATGGCTTTCACTGCACCGCCTTTGTTGGTAGCGATGACGATACCATCTGATGGTACGGTGATATGTTCCATAACAGCATGCTGGTGTATACCGAAATGTTCGATGATATTACCCGCATCTACCGGCCATGGCAGTTTACCCCTGTTGGCTTCAAAGCTTTCTGACAGTGCCAGTGCTTCAGGAGTGGCTTCCAGCACGTTTTCAGTACGGGCCGGAGCAGGTTTTTCAGGTACCGGTGCAGGTTTCGCTGGCTCTGGTGTCGTCGTTGGCGCAGGTGTTGGTTTTACCGGAGCGGGTGTATTGGCAGCATTATTATTGTTGTGGGCAGCAGCGGCGGCGGCATCAGCTTTTGCTTTTTCTGCAGCGGCCAACGCGGCTTTACGCGCTTCCTCTTCTCTTCTGCGTTTCTCTTCTGCAGCTTTACGGCGGGCAGCTTCTTCCTCCATAGCCTTACGGCGCGCTTCTTCGATCTCACGACGGATTACCGCACGGATAGCTGCCTGTACTTTCTGCGCATCTTTGTTACGCTGATTAATATCGGTTACCAGTTCTTTCTCACGTCCTTTCAGTTTGGTGAGCACTTCGTCCTTCTCTTTCTTGTCCAGTTCCAGCGTAGACCTTTGCTCCTGCTCAGACTTGAGCACGTCAGCGCGTTTTACACGCTGGCTTTCCAGGCTCTGGATCTTTTTGCTCAGCTGGTCCTGGGTAGAAACGATATTGTCTGCCTGACGGCGGCGGTATTCACGGTATTGTTTCAGGTATTGAAAACGTTTTACGGCATCATTGAAGCTCTGGGCAGAAAACACAAAGTTCATCATGTCGTAGGAAGAGCGGTTCTTATAGGCATACACGATCAGTTGTGCGTATTGTGCCTTCAAAGTGTCCAGGTCTTTTTGCAGTGTTTTGACATCACGCGCGGCAGCGTTGATATCGCCGTTGATGAAGTTGATTTCCTCGTTGATATTATTGATCAGGCGGGTACGGAGTGTGATCTTATCTCTCAGCGCACGAAGCTGACCCAGGCTTTCCCGGGTAGAACGTTTGGTAACTTTCAGCTGCTCGTTTGCTTCTTCGATCTCCTTTTGCAGCTCTCTTTTCCTGCGCTCAAGTTCCTCCCGCGACTGTTGCTGCTGGCCGGTATTCTGGGCCACCAGCATAGCTGGCAACAACCATATGATCAATACAAACGGGATAATCTTCTTCAAATACAACATGACTATTTTAAGTAACTGCAATTAAATACCAGGTTCAAGTATATAAACGATAAATATACAACGTTTATTAGTTTAATGAAGATCACAGTGCCGGGAAATCTTGTTACATGCGTTTATAACTCGCCGGCGTATTGAACGGGAAACTTAATGGTACGTCAAAATCATAACGGGTAAAGTCCAGCGCTATTTTGGTCACGCTTTTCTCTTCCACGAAGATACGGCGCACTGTCGGGAACTTCCGGCCGGCCACATTCGCATAATCGCCATAGGTTAGTTCGCAGGAACGTCTGTTGGGATTAAGGCTGTCTTTGTCCATCACCTTGCTTTGCTGCAACCCGTAGTCATCTGCAAATACATTGAACAGGCTGGTGAACTTCGGATTTTCGCAGCTGAAGGAGATAACGGCAGGTGTTTTTACCAGACCAAATACTGAATCCGTCAGGTATACAGGATTACCGATCAGCAGGTCCTGTAAGGTTTTGAAGTCGAATGGAATGTTGAGCAGGTCTTCTGCGTCAGACATCTTCCTGAGAAATACCTGTTTGTCCATACGGTTGTACAACTTCAGGCTGTCGGGAGTTATTACCGCTCTCATGACCTCATCTATGATAGGTGCGGCGACAGACACCCAGATGATACTATCCTTTTTCATACGGATAGTGGCGGTCAGGTTGTTATGGCTTTTACTTTCGTTTTCAAAAGCCAGTTTCATCCTGCCGGAGAAAGTATTGAAGTTGATATTATTGTTGCGGATACCTTTCAGCATGTTCTCGATAAAGGCATTCCGTTCTTCTGCCGATGTAGTATCCCGGTGAGCGGCCAGTTTGCTGGTGTCTGTTGCCGGGAAAGTGTTGCGGGCCAGTTGTTTCGGGTGACGGCAGGCAGTGAAAGCCATACCGGCTATTCCAATTATTAACAGTAATGTTTTTTTCATGCAGCTATAAGCTTTTAGCGGCATCAGCACTCGCCATGGGTAATCAAGATACCGGGCATTCTCAGCTGAAGGCTATTGAATATATTTTTTTTCTGCGATCTTACGGACCAGGCCCACGGAGGTAGCTCCTTTGTCTTTCGCCTTCTGCCAGTATTCTACCGCTTTTGTGACATCTTTCAGATTAAACAGGATATCACCATAGTGTTCCAGCACATTTGGATTCTGTTGTGATTCCGGAAACTCCAGGGCTTTTTCTATCCAGTGTTTTGCTTCTTCGAACTTCTCCTGCCGGAATAATATCCAGGCGTAGGTATCCATGTAGGTTGGACTGTCCGGTTCTATTTCCAGGGACCTTTTGGACATTTCCTCGGCGCGGTCCAGGTTTTCGCCTCGGAGTGACAGGTAATAACTGTAGTTATTGAGTACCAGGGCATCCTGCGGCCGAAGCTGCAGCGCCCTTTCGTAACTGCTGTCGGACAGCTGGTGCTGGCCGGTAGCGTGGTAAGCGTCTCCCAGCAGGGACTGTACATCGGCCTGGAAACGTTTTTCTCCGGTGCCGATTTCCAGTGATTTGTTCAGCGCAGTAATGGCAGCCGGATATTGTTGTAACAGGAAGCTGGCCACCCCTTTAAAGTAGTAGCCCATAAACTCCTTGGGGAATTTTTCTGTTACCGTATTACTGAGTGTCAGCAGCGCGTTGGGTTCTTCCTTGCGGGAATAAATCCACATCAGCTGATACCATACCGAAAACCGGGTAGAGTCCAGGCTCAGTGCTTTGGTATAACATTCCTGGGCACTGTCCAGCATATCCACCTGGGAAAACATATCACCTCTCAGGGCATATGCTTTGGGTTCTTTCGGATGGGCTTTCACTACCAGTGCGGTGAGCTCCAGTCCTTCTTCCACCTTGGTAGAATCCAGCTGCATCATCTGCAGGTAAGGATACACATAGGCCACCTTTTCGTCGATGCTATAGGAGGAATTGGCAAAAGCGCGGGTGAGGTAGGCCCAGTAGCCGGCTTTATCATTTTTCTTTTTAGCATAAGACGCGAGGCCCAGCAAAGCCCTGGCATTGTCCGGGTCTTTAGTCAGCAGGTTTTTGTAGATGGCGATGGCATCCGCTGTACGGTCGTTGGCATCATATACCTCAGCGAGCAGGTAATGATAACGCAGTTCCTGCGGGTTGACATCCATGAGTTTACGGATCTCCGCAGCAGCCGAATCTACCTGGCTCATTTTGAGCAACAGCTTTTGTTTTTGGTAGATGATTTCTTCCACTACCCCTGTTTTCTGCTCCAGCTGGTTGAATGTAGCCAGGGCCGCAGCCGGTTTATTGGCTTTGGCGAGGAACATCGCCTTGTTGAACAGATAGTCTTCGCTGTTGGGGAAGCGGGTTGTCAGCCTGTCAAATACTGTAGCCGCACTGTCGTATTGCTCATTTACCGCAAATGCATCGGCCAGGGTGATCTGAAACCAGTGATTATCCGGGTCCATAGTGGCTGCACGGCGGGCGAAGCCCAGTGCATAACCCGGGTTCTGGACCTCCAGAAACAAACGGGCCAGTTCGTAATAAACGGTGGGATTGTTTTTGTTTAACCGCAGGTAGTCGGAATATTGGGTGATAGCTGTGCGGTAATCTCCCAGCATCTTGGAACGCTGGGCCGCAAAAAAAAGACTGTCAGCCCTCTGCTCCAACACAGCAGGGTCTTTGATAGCAGCACCATGACGCAAGGCTTTTTTAGGTCCGCTGCAAGCGCCTGTTATCAAAAGGCCGGCAACACCAATAACGGTTAAGAGTACACGCATTTATCAGGATTTACCGGTATGACCGAAGCCTCCTTCACCGCGAACGGTTTCTGTCAGCAACTCCACAGGCTGTATCACCGCCTGTACAAAAGGAGCGATGATCATCTGGGCTATACGGTCTCCGGGTTGTATCGTTTGTAGTTCGTTGGATAGGTTGATCATAATAACCTTGATCTCCCCTCTGTAATCCGCATCTATCGTGCCAGGCGTGTTGAGCAGGGTCAGTCCCTGCTTGATCGCCAGCCCGCTGCGCGGACGTAACTGAGCTTCATATCCGGTGGGTAGTTCCATGAACAACCCCGTTGGCACCAACATTCTTTCCAGTGGCTGGAGGGTTATCGCCGTCTCCAGGTGCGCACGCAGGTCCATACCTGCCGCTTCAGCAGTCGCATAAGCCGGCAGTTCATTACCAGACTTATTGATGATTTTCACAATTATATCAGCCATTGGGCAAAGATAATTTATTATTATTTAGCTATTTTCTCCAATAATACAACCGCATGGGCTGTCACCCCTTCTTCCCGGCCCACAAAGCCCAGTTTCTCTGTAGTAGTGGCTTTTACAGACACATCTTCCAGACCGATACGCAGTATTTCTGCAATCACCGCCTGCATCTCCGGCACATAGGCCTTAATCTTAGGCGCCTGCAGACACAGGGTACTGTCTACATTCACTACACCATAGCCCTTTTCTCCTATCAGCTGTGCACAACGGGCCAGCAGAATTTTACTGTCAATGTTTTTATAAGTATTGTCTGTATCCGGAAAATGTACGCCGATATCTCCAAGCGATAACGCTCCCAGCATAGCATCACAGATCGCGTGTAACAGCACATCTGCATCACTGTGTCCCAGCGCGCCCTTATGGTGAGGCACTTTTACGCCACCCAACCAGAAATCGCGGCCTTCCACCAGCTGATGAAAATCTACTCCCAGACCAATACGTATACTACTCATAGCTTATATTTTATAACATTTATGCCAATGCGCAAGGTAGGCATTAAAAATAAAAATCCCCCCGTTAAAAAAACGAGGGGACCTAATATATTTCTGAATTTTATTATTTATTTTTTTCAATTACCAGCCGGTCCTGCTTTCTTCATTCCTGGCCCCAAGGTCAAAGGTAAGTGTAAACCGCAAGGTGTTGGAAAGCGGGTTACGCTGTGTACCAGAGCCAGAAGGCACCAGGTAAGAGAAGTTAAGTCCGAAGATATCATATTTGATACCGACCCCCGCCGTAAAATACTTGCGGTTTCCTTTATTCTTGTTTTCATTAAAATAACCGGCCCTTACTGCAAACTGCTGGTTATACCAGTATTCCATACCCACGGAATACATCAGCTCCTGCAGTTCTTCCTTCAAACCTCCCGGTGCATCACCAAAGGAGCTGAACATACCCTGCAACACACCTTTTTCCTTGTAGTTACCCAGGGAGTCTGGTGTAGGTACCATCAACTTGTTGATGTCGAGGGCAAAAGTCAGCTGATTGGTTTCGTCCAGACTGAGTGTATAGGCAGTACCGATAGCCAGGTTGGTAGGCAGAAAGTCTTTGTTTTGTGCAGAACTGGTATAGGAGATCTTAGTACCGATATTAGAGATGGCCAGGCCCACATTCAATCTGTTGGCCAGCCCGTCTGCCTTTTCAAATTCTTTGGTATAGAAAGCGGAAATATCTGCCGCAAAAGCTTTACCAGGTCTGATCATAGTGCTGCCGTTAGTCTGCCCGCCAGCCAGATTGGAATAAATATAACGACCGGTCAATCCCATGGAGAAGTTATCAGACAATTTACGCGCATAACCTGCGTCAAATGCAAATTCCCGCGGACGGAAATCACCCAGGTCCTGGTTGGAGAAATCCCTGAAGTTGATAGTCCCCAGTGAAAAATAACGTAGTGAGGCAGAAACAGCCTGGTATTCGTCCAGTTTCGTATATCCACTAACGGTTGCCAGAAACACATCGTTCACCAACTCCTTTAACCAGGGTGTGTAAGTAACAGCGACACCACCATTAGCCTTTGCAAACGGCAGTTTGGACAAGTTCCAGTATATAGAAGAGGCATCCGGTGACAGTGCTACACCCACATCCCCCATTGCTCCGCTTCTGGCATCAGGTGTAATCCGGAGAAAAGGTACTGCGGTATTGATCGTTTTAGTACGGCCATCTAACTCACCTGTGTTTATCTGGGCTGAGGTTTTTAAACTTGTGAAAGTACTGTATATGAACACAAGGCTCAAAGTTACCTTTCGGATCATGCAACGTTCGTATTTAGATAGGGTGTAAAAATAAGCTTATTTATTAATATTAAAACGTAAGGGGTTTGATGTAGGGATAATGGCGAACTTGCTCTCCCAAATGCATGGGTCATAATAGTACCATTTTTCCACCCAAAGTCCTGGTTTTACCATTACTGCTAATAATCAGCCTGTAAATATAAATGCCGGCGGGTAACTTAGCTCCCGAATCACCTCTACCGTCCCAGGGGCTTCCATCAAAACGACTGGTACCAGAAAATATTGTGCTCCGCATTTTCTTAACCAATCGCCCATCTGTGCTAAATACCTGTAAATCTACCTGTAGTTGTTGTCCTTGCTGATTGTGCAGAAAAGAAAACCTGGTTACATCGTAAAAGGGATTGGGATAATTGACAACTTCCTCCACCGTCAGTGACCCCGGCTCTGCTACTTTGAAGAAGATCGTTGTTACAGTGCTGTTGTTATAGGTGTCCCAAGCCTTTATGGTAATACGATGCGCCCCGGTTGGTAATGCTGTCAGCGGAAAACGTACCTGTCCCTTCCGATAACTGTCCAAAGATGCTTCAAAATAATCATTTAAAACAAAATATTCTGAACTATCCAGGATCGCTATCAGATGATGCTCAGGGTTATTACCCGATACATTGATACCACTACTGTCTGCAAGATCTATCATCAGCAAAGGAGATGGTCCGGTCATATCACCGTTGACAAAACGTTTGCTATCCAACCACACTTTCACTTCCGGCCCAGTGACATCTGCCGGTGCATTATTCATCAGGCCCCCGGTTGTGAATCCTTGAAAATAACCACCACCGTCTGACATCTCACCGCAGGCATAATAACTTATCTTGCCATTTGCTTTTCCGGACTGTAAATCAGCAGGAACCGTAAATGCTACTGTAAAACGACCATCCTTCACCGTTTGTGTTCCTTTGAAGAGAACACGTTGCTGTAATTTGTATTCCGCCACCTGGCTACGGGGATCATTTCCCCGGGTACGGTAAGTGGCCGGCTGGTCATAAACCACCGTCGTTACCGTTCCCTGGTAATCCTCCAGTATATTGCCCCTGTTATCTGCTATATGTCCTTTGACAATGCAAGGCTGCAGCCCTTTCAGGGTATCCGTTTCCGTGCCAGCCTTCTGACCGTTGATACTGTCTGTTATAACGCGCCATTGCGGAAATGCAAGCGTCATCGACGGATCACCCAATAACTGGAACTTGCGGTTATTGATCACATCTCCCGAAGTGCTGTAGGTAGTATTTTTACCTTGTTGTATCGCTTCACCCAAACTACGCATGCTGCCATCAGCCAATGGGGTGAACGCCGCCTGCAGGTAATTGGTGTTCATCAACCGGTTGGAATTGGCGAAAACAGCCCGTGTGGTGGTCATCAGCGCAATCGCACCGGTATTTTGCTGTAAGAGCAACTGTGCCCCCAGGGAGTTAATGCCCGGATCATCGAAAGGCGCAAAATCGCAGGTAGCTGTAATCAGCAGCGGCAGCCTGTTTTCGTTCTTCCATTCCCGTACGCTGGCTGCATCCATAATAGTTTCTTCTGCCAGCCGGTTGTTGCTGCCATGCCCCGTATAATTCATTACCAGGGTACCACTGTTGATCGCATTGGCAATTGCTTTGTTCACCTCTGGTGAGCGGGGGCCGGAAGGGGTACTTTCCTGCGGATAGGCGTCCAGGTATATTTTACCGATGTTGGGCTGTGCATTGTTTTTGGCGATCATAGCCCCCATGGCTTCGGCATCATTAAAATGGAGGTTGTCATCTTCATCATCTGCCAGCAGTGTTACCTGATTACGCCAGGGACCAAAAGAAGCCGGCTGCTGGTAACGGATGATTTTATCCACAGCCATCCTGGCTTCTGTTGTATTACGAACAGGCAACCGGCCGATACCGATATCCAGCAGGTTGGTGATATCTGTACGGGTAATATCTTCTGTATCATCCAGCATGCCGAAGAAATCGTCCGACACATAGGAATGAATAGCATCCAGCGAGGCCTCACTTTGCCAGGACGGCACCAGGTTGGTATTATTCTTCACCCGCTGACGGTAATCGTAGGAGGCAGCGCCAAAGAGCAGCAGGTAACGAGGATGATCGCCCCGGTCGTAGTGCATCTTCACATAATTCCGGATGGCCGTAGGGTCCGGCGATCCGGATGCAAACTCATTGTATATCTGGCTGGTAGTCACCACCTGTACACTCAGCTGGTCGTGTTGCCGGCGCCAGGCTGCCAGCCTCTCCGCCTCAGCGCGGAAAGCCTCATGGGTGACGATCAACAAATCTGTCCCAGGAGCACCATGCAGGTCCTGATTGAGCACAGGCCCGCCCGGGACGGGCCTCCCGGTACTCCCCGGGTTAAAGGCAATAAACTCCCGCAACGAATCCGCAGAACGGATGAATGACAGGGAATCTGCCCGCAATGCAGTGCCCATGGCCAGCGGACGAAGCGGGTCGGTCACTTCCCATACCTGCGTTTGTGCAGTAGCGTTAGACAATACATATTGCAACTGCCGGGCAGTGCCTAAGCCATTGGTGCTGCGGAAATCCAACATGCCCGAAGCCGGTATCCGTAACGGACAACTGGCTGTCAGTTCCAGGTAATCCAGCCACCCTCTTGAGTTGATATCACCGGGCTGAAACTCCACCCCTGCCGAGACTGCGGCCTGCGAGACTGCAGCCGTGCCGGAAGCCATGGCAGCGGTAGCGATAGATTCAAATACGCTCCCACCTACAGGCAACAGATAAGTACTGGCTGCAGCGGTCCCGTTAAGGCTCACCTTAAAATTGCACCCGGAGGCACTGCGGGCTGCCGCCCTGAATTTAACAGTGACAGGGCCTTCCGGAGCTCCTGGCAACACAAAGTCATAGGTACGGCTATTGCCCACCACTTTACTGAATTCCTGTCCCCACCATTGTTTGCCGCTGCTGAGGAAATTGAGGCTGTCCCGTTCGTAAAAGGTATGGTAATCAAAAAAGAGCACTGTCCTGTCGGGGAGCTGAGTATTGTTGTCCTGCCAGATACGGGCACCATCCCCGCCGGTGGTGATAAAGTACCAGGAGACGTCGCTGTAAAGATTGTACTGGTGGGAGAAGCCGGGCTCCCAGGGATTCCATTGCCAGCGGTGGGGACCGGGCGCATAAAAGAGGATATAGTCGTTGCCGTTGAGATAACCGTCGCCTCCGTCATTTACCTGCAGGGCTACTTCGGGCAGATCGTCCGGATGCGGCTGACCATTGGCTTCGGGCAACATCTGGCCTCCACTGCCATAGAGGCGCACAGTGCCTGAGGGCAGCTGCCGGGTGTCTATCCCCATTTGCTGCAGCATCGGTACGTCAATCTTATATACGCCCGGGCCTGCTACGGATAATTTATACCAATTGCCCGATGTCAGTACGCTATGATTATTATAGGATCTAAGTCCTGTTTGTCCGGAGGCTGTCCTGCTATGGTATAGAAAAATTAACAGGAGCACAGGGAAAATATACGAAGGTTTCATTATCTTGATGGCCCTTTTCCATGCTTTCCAAAAGGTTGATGTAATGTAGAGAAAATATAAGATAAAAATTTCAAATATATCTCTTAATTTTCGCTGCTGTATTGTTCTTGGCGATAGTTCTATCAAGTCATGGCCGGGGCATATTACAAATTAATTTTTTTCGCCATAAAATAAAAAAGATTACATTTGCGTTTACTGTAAATATAATCGACTAAAGCTGTATCGCATGCGTAGATTAACCTCTTTATCATTGCTCGTTGGTACCGGCGTAATGCTATCCATGACTGCCTGTCACAAGGACGGTGGAGGACTTTTCGGCAAAAAGAAGGAAGCATCCTCTGCTACGGGCTGGAACTATAATGACCAGAAAATGGGTGGTTTCAGCGTAGCCAAAAATAAAAACCAGATCACAGGTCCGGGCCTTGTATTTGTACAGGGTGGTACTTTTGCCATGGGCGCCACTGAGCAGGATGTAATGGGCGACTGGAACAACATTCCTCGTCGTATTACAGTATCCTCCTTCTATATCGATGAATCCGAAGTGGCCAACGTGCACTATCGGGAGTATCTGTTCTGGCTGTCCCGTGTGTATAACGAATCCTTCCCGCAGGTTTACCGCAACGCGCTGCCGGATACCCTGGTATGGCGTAGTGAGCTGGCTTATAATGAGCCGCTGGTAGAATACTACTTCCGTCACCCGGCCTATAACGACTATCCGGTAGTAGGTGTAACCTGGAAACAGGCAACAGACTACTGTAAATGGCGTTCCAACCGTGTAAACGAAAAGCTGCTGATGGACAAAGGCCTGCTTTCCAAAGCAGACATTACCAACCAGTCTGACGATAATACCTTCGACACCAAAGCCTATAGTGCCGGCCTTTATGAAGGTACTCCGGGTAAAATGTCCAGCTCTGTTAAAAACCAGTTCAAAAACGCGGACGGTACTCCAAGGGCCGCCCAGTTTGAAGACGGTATCATGCTGCCCGCCTACCGCCTGCC belongs to Chitinophaga sp. HK235 and includes:
- the dut gene encoding dUTP diphosphatase; translation: MADIIVKIINKSGNELPAYATAEAAGMDLRAHLETAITLQPLERMLVPTGLFMELPTGYEAQLRPRSGLAIKQGLTLLNTPGTIDADYRGEIKVIMINLSNELQTIQPGDRIAQMIIAPFVQAVIQPVELLTETVRGEGGFGHTGKS
- a CDS encoding tetratricopeptide repeat protein; translated protein: MRVLLTVIGVAGLLITGACSGPKKALRHGAAIKDPAVLEQRADSLFFAAQRSKMLGDYRTAITQYSDYLRLNKNNPTVYYELARLFLEVQNPGYALGFARRAATMDPDNHWFQITLADAFAVNEQYDSAATVFDRLTTRFPNSEDYLFNKAMFLAKANKPAAALATFNQLEQKTGVVEEIIYQKQKLLLKMSQVDSAAAEIRKLMDVNPQELRYHYLLAEVYDANDRTADAIAIYKNLLTKDPDNARALLGLASYAKKKNDKAGYWAYLTRAFANSSYSIDEKVAYVYPYLQMMQLDSTKVEEGLELTALVVKAHPKEPKAYALRGDMFSQVDMLDSAQECYTKALSLDSTRFSVWYQLMWIYSRKEEPNALLTLSNTVTEKFPKEFMGYYFKGVASFLLQQYPAAITALNKSLEIGTGEKRFQADVQSLLGDAYHATGQHQLSDSSYERALQLRPQDALVLNNYSYYLSLRGENLDRAEEMSKRSLEIEPDSPTYMDTYAWILFRQEKFEEAKHWIEKALEFPESQQNPNVLEHYGDILFNLKDVTKAVEYWQKAKDKGATSVGLVRKIAEKKYIQ
- the ispF gene encoding 2-C-methyl-D-erythritol 2,4-cyclodiphosphate synthase; translated protein: MSSIRIGLGVDFHQLVEGRDFWLGGVKVPHHKGALGHSDADVLLHAICDAMLGALSLGDIGVHFPDTDNTYKNIDSKILLARCAQLIGEKGYGVVNVDSTLCLQAPKIKAYVPEMQAVIAEILRIGLEDVSVKATTTEKLGFVGREEGVTAHAVVLLEKIAK
- the porV gene encoding type IX secretion system outer membrane channel protein PorV is translated as MIRKVTLSLVFIYSTFTSLKTSAQINTGELDGRTKTINTAVPFLRITPDARSGAMGDVGVALSPDASSIYWNLSKLPFAKANGGVAVTYTPWLKELVNDVFLATVSGYTKLDEYQAVSASLRYFSLGTINFRDFSNQDLGDFRPREFAFDAGYARKLSDNFSMGLTGRYIYSNLAGGQTNGSTMIRPGKAFAADISAFYTKEFEKADGLANRLNVGLAISNIGTKISYTSSAQNKDFLPTNLAIGTAYTLSLDETNQLTFALDINKLMVPTPDSLGNYKEKGVLQGMFSSFGDAPGGLKEELQELMYSVGMEYWYNQQFAVRAGYFNENKNKGNRKYFTAGVGIKYDIFGLNFSYLVPSGSGTQRNPLSNTLRFTLTFDLGARNEESRTGW